The following coding sequences lie in one Carassius carassius chromosome 1, fCarCar2.1, whole genome shotgun sequence genomic window:
- the ubald1b gene encoding UBA-like domain-containing protein 1b, which yields MDELRHQVMINQFVLTAGCAADQAKRLLQASHWQFETALSTFFQEANIPYSHQMMCTPANTPATPPNFPDALVMFSHLKASESFGNSSPIASMATSPGPHTNWAMSPPATPGHQGRWTPGQLMPQTPSPGWPAAVTQQASAEHASFIMEAER from the exons ATGGACGAGCTAAGGCATCAGGTTATGATAAATCAGTTTGTTCTTACAGCCGGATGTGCGGCAGATCAAGCAAAGCGGCTTCTACAagcttcacactggcagtttgaG ACTGCTCTCAGTACATTTTTCCAAGAGGCTAATATTCCTTACAGCCATCAAATG ATGTGCACTCCAGCCAACACCCCAGCGACACCACCCAACTTCCCAGACGCCCTAGTCATGTTCTCTCATCTTAAAGCCTCCGAAAGCTTCGGCAACAGCAGTCCCATCGCTTCTATGGCCACGTCACCAGGTCCTCACACCAACTGGGCCATGAGCCCTCCGGCAACCCCCGGTCATCAGGGGCGATGGACTCCAGGTCAGCTCATGCCCCAAACACCCTCACCGGGCTGGCCGGCGGCCGTGACTCAACAAGCCTCTGCCGAGCATGCTAGTTTCATCATGGAGGCCGAGAGATAG
- the LOC132150733 gene encoding CD166 antigen homolog isoform X7 encodes MTPARRDRILFTCLVMDLLSLRYAFNDISISFVNHSGAVIVGKQYELQCIIQNVDPSKSVVVRWYKLSQTNSTDANTTSVSNSSKLQISPSKTDDGAQYWCEVEGTPPVSSDCLNITVHYKPIINKIKLPSTVPVFRGYPEVLVCEAEGNPKPTISWSFGANDKKNSEKLNITESTPENVSCTANNSVGSDIRHVKVILKEDYLPLIAGLIAVIVAFISVIFIFIFSIYYKTAKMGHYSLKNAKPSAQNGNIAQNGKHNTIPMKKLSQSSILA; translated from the exons ATGACTCCGGCGCGGAGGGATCGGATTCTCTTCACGTGTCTCGTGATGGATCTGCTGTCGCTGCGGTATGCGTTTAATG ATATCTCCATCAGCTTTGTGAATCACAGTGGAGCAGTGATAGTGGGCAAGCAGTATGAGCTCCAGTGCATCATTCAGAATGTGGATCCATCTAAGAGTGTTGTTGTGAGATGGTACAAACTGAGTCAAACCAACTCCACTGATGCCAACACGACTTCAGTCAGTAACTCATCTAAACTCCAGATCAGTCCAAGCAAAACTGATGATGGAGCTCAATACTGGTGTGAAGTAGAAGGAACTCCACCAGTGTCATCAGATTGTCTCAACATTACTGTACATT ATAAACCGATCATCAATAAGATCAAACTGCCCTCCACAGTGCCTGTATTTCGAGGTTATCCAGAGGTGCTTGTTTGTGAAGCCGAGGGAAACCCAAAACCAACAATCAGCTGGAGTTTTGGCGCAAATGACAAGAAGAACAGTGAAAAACTTAATATAACAGAGTCAACACCTGAGAATGTGTCCTGCACGGCAAACAATTCTGTTGGCAGTGACATCAGACATGTAAAGGTGATATTAAAAG AGGATTACCTGCCCTTGATAGCAGGACTTATTGCAGTCATTGTGGCATTCATCTcagtcatcttcatcttcatcttttcAATCTACTACAAAACAGCAAAGATGGGCCATTATAGCCTGAAGAATGCCAAGCCTAGTGCACAAAATGGAAACATAGCACAGAATGGCAAACACAACACTATTCCTATGAAGAAACTCTCTCAGAGCAGTATCCTTGCTTAG
- the LOC132150733 gene encoding intercellular adhesion molecule 1-like isoform X5 has protein sequence MQKGTFPLTTSSRVTYMRLMLLGFIFLCFSLLTGAEAECPLQLDPQRVVVRHGGSVEVNCNTSVAHKGMGWEASEGGVPMTRNQNLITWRVSELTEWDINPFCYINPVDGNQCVVKLPVTVYKTPDSVSISTVNHRGPMIEGQQYELQCDVHDVAPVQYLTVKWYKGQTLLHQTTFTDTIETPVNKTVTLLIRPDRADDGAQYWCEAELDLGAEGPQPPPKNSSEPLNVEVYYKPRHFSSTETIIIDNKVMLDCTVKANPAPDYTWSSDDLKEEISSSVLKSSELSPGNYTCTATNILGSDSKVFILKSTERTTFWAIVLTGVVVAVVLIFAYLIFKFKFSKNSLI, from the exons GTGCAGAAGCTGAATGTCCTCTTCAGCTCGACCCACAGAGAGTTGTTGTGAGACACGGCGGTTCTGTTGAAGTTAACTGTAACACTTCAGTCGCACATAAAGGGATGGGGTGGGAAGCCAGTGAGGGAGGAGTGCCTATGACCAGAAACCAGAATCTGATCACATGGAGAGTGTCAGAACTGACAGAATGGGACATAAATCCATTCTGCTACATAAATCCAGTTGATGGTAATCAGTGTGTAGTAAAGCTCCCAGTCACCGTTTACA AGACTCCAGACAGTGTGTCCATCAGCACTGTGAATCACAGAGGACCAATGATAGAGGGACAGCAGTATGAGCTCCAGTGTGACGTTCATGATGTGGCTCCTGTTCAGTATCTCACTGTCAAATGGTACAAAGGACAAACTCTGCTGCATCAAACCACCTTCACTGACACCATCGAGACTCCAGTGAATAAAACTGTCACACTCCTGATCCGTCCAGACAGAGCTGATGATGGAGCTCAGTACTGGTGTGAAGCAGAGCTGGATCTGGGAGCAGAAGGACCTCAACCTCCCCCAAAAAATTCATCAGAACCTCTTAATGTCGAAGTATACT ATAAACCACGACACTTCAGTTCAACAGAGACCATCATTATAGACAATAAGGTCATGCTAGATTGTACAGTGAAGGCAAACCCAGCTCCTGACTACACATGGTCCTCAGATGATCTGAAAGAGGAGATCAGCTCCTCAGTGCTCAAGTCCTCAGAACTCAGTCCAGGAAACTACACTTGCACCGCCACAAACATCCTGGGAAGTGACAGCAAAGTGTTCATCCTCAAATCTACAg AGAGAACCACATTCTGGGCTATTGTTTTAACCGGCGTGGTGGTGGCAGTGGTGTTAATCTTCGCTTATTTGATTTTCAAGTTTAAGTTTTCCAAGAATTCTCTCATTTGA
- the LOC132150733 gene encoding intercellular adhesion molecule 1-like isoform X6: MLQCFYGLVYLSAVLAFATLSGAEAECPLQLDPQRVVVRHGGSVEVNCNTSVAHKGMGWEASEGGVPMTRNQNLITWRVSELTEWDINPFCYINPVDGNQCVVKLPVTVYKTPDSVSISTVNHRGPMIEGQQYELQCDVHDVAPVQYLTVKWYKGQTLLHQTTFTDTIETPVNKTVTLLIRPDRADDGAQYWCEAELDLGAEGPQPPPKNSSEPLNVEVYYKPRHFSSTETIIIDNKVMLDCTVKANPAPDYTWSSDDLKEEISSSVLKSSELSPGNYTCTATNILGSDSKVFILKSTERTTFWAIVLTGVVVAVVLIFAYLIFKFKFSKNSLI, from the exons ATGTTGCAGTGTTTTTATGGACTTGTTTATCTCTCGGCAGTTTTGGCGTTTGCGACTCTCAGTG GTGCAGAAGCTGAATGTCCTCTTCAGCTCGACCCACAGAGAGTTGTTGTGAGACACGGCGGTTCTGTTGAAGTTAACTGTAACACTTCAGTCGCACATAAAGGGATGGGGTGGGAAGCCAGTGAGGGAGGAGTGCCTATGACCAGAAACCAGAATCTGATCACATGGAGAGTGTCAGAACTGACAGAATGGGACATAAATCCATTCTGCTACATAAATCCAGTTGATGGTAATCAGTGTGTAGTAAAGCTCCCAGTCACCGTTTACA AGACTCCAGACAGTGTGTCCATCAGCACTGTGAATCACAGAGGACCAATGATAGAGGGACAGCAGTATGAGCTCCAGTGTGACGTTCATGATGTGGCTCCTGTTCAGTATCTCACTGTCAAATGGTACAAAGGACAAACTCTGCTGCATCAAACCACCTTCACTGACACCATCGAGACTCCAGTGAATAAAACTGTCACACTCCTGATCCGTCCAGACAGAGCTGATGATGGAGCTCAGTACTGGTGTGAAGCAGAGCTGGATCTGGGAGCAGAAGGACCTCAACCTCCCCCAAAAAATTCATCAGAACCTCTTAATGTCGAAGTATACT ATAAACCACGACACTTCAGTTCAACAGAGACCATCATTATAGACAATAAGGTCATGCTAGATTGTACAGTGAAGGCAAACCCAGCTCCTGACTACACATGGTCCTCAGATGATCTGAAAGAGGAGATCAGCTCCTCAGTGCTCAAGTCCTCAGAACTCAGTCCAGGAAACTACACTTGCACCGCCACAAACATCCTGGGAAGTGACAGCAAAGTGTTCATCCTCAAATCTACAg AGAGAACCACATTCTGGGCTATTGTTTTAACCGGCGTGGTGGTGGCAGTGGTGTTAATCTTCGCTTATTTGATTTTCAAGTTTAAGTTTTCCAAGAATTCTCTCATTTGA